tgagacacacacacccgagtgagagtgttccagtgaactgactgtggaaagatcTTTAACCAGTTACAGATCCTGaaaaaacatcacaccattcacagtggggagaaaccgtacacgtgttctgtgtgtggatgaggcttcaactgatcctccaacctggagagacacaaggacactcacaccatggagaaaccatggaaatgtggggactgtgggaagggattcaattaccCGTCTGAGCTGGACACTCATCAACGCAATCACACTGGAGAGAAACCCTGTAAATGCGGGGACTGTGGTAAGGGATTCAATTATCCATCCCAGCTGGCAATTCATCGgctcagtcacactggggagaaaccattcacctgctccatgtgcaGGAAGGGATTCACAGAGTTATCCAAGCTGCACATGCACATGCGagttcatactggggagaggccattttcCTGCTTGGTGTGTGGGAAGGAATTTGCACAGTTATCCACCCTGCTGACACACCGacgtgttcacactgacaagAGACCTTTTCAATGTTCAGAATGTGAGAAGAGTTTTAAAAGCAGAAGTGAGGTGGTGACACACcaacgcactcacactggggagaggccattcatctgttctctgtgtgggaagggattcactcagtcttcCACGTTGCAGAAGCACcagagagttcacactggggagaggccgttcatctgctccgtgtgtgagaagggattcactcagtcttcCAGTCTCATGCAGCACCAGAGAGTTCACACTGGCgagaggccatttacctgctccaagtgcagtaagggattcacccattcatcccacctgctgacacaccagcgaattcacactggtgagaagccattcatctgctctgtgtgtgggaagggattcactcaaaaATTCAGCCTGCTGGGAcaccagcgacttcacactggggagagaccattcacctgctctgagtgtgggaagggattcactcggtcatccaatCTGGTGACTCACAAGCGAATTCACAAATGACTGCAgaggttggattctgctgttgttgctgctgttaatcacatccaggattgaacaatgttcattcTGACAGCTGGTGTTTCTTTCTGCTGATGTTTATAATCCCtgtaactgggctggagtttaatattctgTGAAATAAATCAGGCCtcgcagtatctgtggagagagaaacagagttaatgttttgagtccatataactctcGTCCTTCGAGGAAGagttatattggactcaaaacattcaatctgtttctctatccacagaagttgacagacttgctgagtttttctggcatttcctgtttatatttcagaattccagcatccgcagttttaaaaatattcttgttGATTTTTGTCCTGAGTGTTTAACATCAGCTGGCTGGAGGTCAGAAAGGACAATCTGGGGGAAGGATCATACGGCAGGAACAGAACTTCAGCCTGGACACAGTCCTTCAAGGTCACACCGAGAGGGACAAACGGCACTTTGGTCTTTCTCATCTCTCTTCACTGACCAAAGTCCCCGTGTGGGTTAATCCTGAGGTGTGTAAGAAATATGTCCCAGCCACTCATGGTTCAAAGCTCCTAGACACAGACCAGAAGGCTCCTTTACAACTGGGTTTAGAGTCAAGAAGAACAAcagtgaatgctggaaatgtgctgtcaAATCAGAGATTGGTGTAAAACTGTGATCTGTTCCTGACTGAGAGTGAAACGGCAGGTTTAAGTTTCCAGTCTGGAAATGATTGTGGTAATTATTCTAGAATCTTTAATGTGACCGTCTTGAATCTACCATTTTGAGGCAGGTGTTACTTTGTTTTCAAGAAAACTTCTGAAAATAAATTGGTTAAAGTCTGCAATTAAATTAGGAGGAGTTTGCATGAGCCTGTTAACTGTTGCTATAATTATACAACAGGCATTTGATCTTGATATAAAGAAGGGTACAGTAGCCTAATGGTTatcttactgggttagtaatgcAGAAGCTGACCTGATAATCTGGTAAAtgtcagttcaaatcccaccacagaagttggggaatttaaattctattaactgaataaaaagctggtatcacATGAAACTACTGTGTGGTTGTAAAATTCTAACTGGTTCACTGacatcctttaggaaaggaaccTGTACTCCTAACCTCACCTGGTGACTCCAGAATCAGAGTAACATGGCTGACTCTGAAATGCTCTCTGAGCCACTCAGTTATGTCAAAACCATGAGGAGAAACTACAATGCAAACAGACTGCAGTGGCTCTAAAAGgcatctcatcaccaccttcccaaggacaatgatggatgggcaataactggtggccttgccaatgacacctgCAAGAGCTTGTCCTTGCTGACCTGATCAAAACCTGtcataacatcccagaaatagctgcaaatcaagaaatggaagggaggaagtaactcaagaaaattacaatcagccatgatctgattgaatggcggaggaggctcgaggggccgagtggcggcctcctgctcccaatttatatgttcgtatgtac
Above is a window of Carcharodon carcharias isolate sCarCar2 chromosome 27, sCarCar2.pri, whole genome shotgun sequence DNA encoding:
- the LOC121270179 gene encoding zinc finger protein 239-like, translating into MEKPWKCGDCGKGFNYPSELDTHQRNHTGEKPCKCGDCGKGFNYPSQLAIHRLSHTGEKPFTCSMCRKGFTELSKLHMHMRVHTGERPFSCLVCGKEFAQLSTLLTHRRVHTDKRPFQCSECEKSFKSRSEVVTHQRTHTGERPFICSLCGKGFTQSSTLQKHQRVHTGERPFICSVCEKGFTQSSSLMQHQRVHTGERPFTCSKCSKGFTHSSHLLTHQRIHTGEKPFICSVCGKGFTQKFSLLGHQRLHTGERPFTCSECGKGFTRSSNLVTHKRIHK